From one Halosimplex rubrum genomic stretch:
- a CDS encoding HAMP domain-containing protein yields MSSEDGDSGGGGIMGVVRTVVPDFLRKRFALKFLIVLLVMGLAIGAVGLVGTQQFVDHTRDQVESEYRGLATQESNLVNQWLESNRLSTRLASSEPVYRGTDGSQMAGTLRNRQDSQMPNDVTNMHLIDTGPGGGNIVASTNVGANTDTAGTPQDWVTERSFSSTADVQVSSVYQSSSGVPVVGFASNVNGTNTRYLLVEVAITDINSRLQGEDRAEGGFTTVVNASGTILMDERRSLPDTNTDLTLEQYGDQQVVDDALALTDEPSGVVSSRTDQNVMSEEYAVGYAPVLVSGGSEDWAVLVHAPTDVLFGDVQQVQQFGMFATAGAVLVMLLIGAALGYNTSSSIDRLKGKAQEMEEGNLDVDIDSGRIDSIGQLYGAFASMRDSLREQIDEAERARKEAEVSRAEAMELSNYLQSKAEAYSETMQACARGDLTQRMEPEGENEAMDQIAKDFNEMLTELEMTTGQLKTFAAEVEESGESVQQSAETVRDASEQVADSIQKISDDAYDQKERLQNISEEMDGVAAQLEDFAADNPNVDFGDSLDSIREVASMIEQAADLAEDTMSESENVAGAAEEQAAELNEVSSRAEELTRYAQYLGDGLGNFETEEEHEFVFQTGAGSPGPGGPDADEPAEE; encoded by the coding sequence ATGAGTAGCGAAGACGGGGACAGCGGCGGTGGCGGTATCATGGGCGTCGTCCGGACGGTGGTGCCGGACTTCCTCAGGAAGCGGTTCGCGCTGAAGTTCCTCATCGTCCTGCTGGTGATGGGGCTGGCCATCGGTGCGGTCGGCCTCGTGGGCACCCAGCAGTTCGTCGACCACACTCGCGACCAGGTCGAAAGCGAGTACCGCGGGCTCGCGACCCAGGAGTCGAACCTCGTCAACCAGTGGCTGGAGAGCAACCGGCTGTCGACGCGACTGGCGTCGAGCGAACCCGTGTATCGGGGCACGGACGGAAGCCAGATGGCCGGGACGCTCCGGAACCGTCAGGACTCACAGATGCCGAACGACGTGACGAACATGCACCTCATCGACACCGGTCCCGGAGGCGGGAACATCGTGGCGAGCACGAACGTCGGAGCGAACACCGACACCGCTGGAACGCCACAGGATTGGGTCACGGAGCGTAGCTTCTCCTCGACGGCCGACGTGCAGGTTTCGAGCGTCTACCAGAGCTCCAGCGGCGTCCCGGTCGTCGGCTTCGCCAGCAACGTCAACGGCACGAACACGCGGTATCTCCTCGTGGAAGTGGCGATCACAGACATCAACAGCCGCCTTCAGGGGGAGGACCGCGCCGAGGGCGGATTCACGACCGTCGTCAACGCCAGCGGCACCATCCTGATGGACGAGCGACGGTCCCTGCCCGACACGAACACCGACCTGACCCTCGAACAGTACGGCGACCAACAGGTGGTGGATGACGCGCTGGCGCTCACCGACGAGCCGAGCGGCGTCGTCTCCAGCCGGACCGACCAGAACGTGATGAGCGAGGAGTACGCGGTCGGCTACGCGCCCGTCCTCGTCTCCGGCGGCTCAGAGGACTGGGCGGTGCTCGTCCACGCGCCGACGGACGTGCTCTTCGGTGACGTCCAGCAGGTCCAGCAGTTCGGGATGTTCGCGACCGCCGGCGCCGTGCTGGTGATGCTGCTGATCGGTGCCGCACTCGGGTACAACACCTCTTCGTCCATCGACCGCCTGAAAGGCAAGGCTCAGGAGATGGAGGAGGGGAATCTCGACGTGGACATCGATTCGGGGCGCATCGACAGCATCGGCCAGCTCTACGGCGCGTTCGCGTCGATGCGCGACTCGCTTCGCGAACAGATCGACGAGGCCGAACGCGCCCGGAAGGAGGCGGAAGTCTCCCGGGCCGAGGCCATGGAGCTCTCGAACTACCTCCAGAGCAAGGCCGAGGCGTACTCCGAGACGATGCAGGCGTGCGCCCGCGGCGACCTCACTCAGCGCATGGAGCCCGAGGGCGAGAACGAGGCGATGGACCAGATCGCCAAGGACTTCAACGAGATGCTGACCGAGCTGGAGATGACGACCGGCCAGCTCAAGACCTTCGCCGCAGAGGTCGAGGAGAGCGGTGAGTCGGTCCAGCAGAGCGCCGAGACCGTCCGCGACGCCAGCGAACAGGTCGCCGACTCCATCCAGAAGATCTCCGACGACGCCTACGACCAGAAGGAGCGACTCCAGAACATCTCCGAGGAGATGGACGGCGTCGCCGCACAGCTCGAGGACTTCGCCGCCGACAACCCCAACGTCGACTTCGGCGACTCGCTGGACAGCATCCGCGAGGTCGCGAGCATGATCGAGCAGGCCGCCGACCTCGCCGAGGACACGATGTCCGAGAGCGAGAACGTCGCCGGCGCCGCCGAGGAACAGGCCGCCGAACTCAACGAGGTCTCCTCGCGCGCCGAGGAGCTCACACGCTACGCCCAGTACCTGGGCGACGGCCTGGGCAACTTCGAGACCGAAGAGGAACACGAGTTCGTCTTCCAGACCGGCGCCGGCTCGCCCGGCCCCGGCGGTCCCGACGCCGACGAACCCGCCGAGGAGTAA
- a CDS encoding DUF5805 domain-containing protein — translation MSESDVDTSRTAVRTYVPAYQREEWDDHADELGMSRSEFVRTMVQAGRRGFGSDDAGDSDLDGADTPSETDSEEASSTPDSGGSGLEDRVVEALRSSDYLSWDELLEAVTDDIEAGLEDALQRLQSEGQVTYSGRNGGYTIDE, via the coding sequence ATGAGCGAGAGCGACGTGGACACCTCGCGGACGGCCGTCAGGACGTACGTCCCGGCCTACCAGCGCGAAGAGTGGGACGACCACGCCGACGAACTCGGGATGAGCCGCAGCGAGTTCGTCCGGACGATGGTTCAGGCGGGTCGCCGCGGTTTCGGTAGTGACGACGCGGGGGACTCCGACCTCGACGGGGCAGATACACCGTCGGAGACGGATTCAGAGGAGGCGTCTTCGACGCCCGACTCCGGGGGTTCGGGCCTCGAAGACAGGGTCGTCGAGGCGTTGCGGTCGAGCGACTACCTGTCGTGGGACGAACTGCTCGAAGCGGTGACCGACGACATCGAGGCGGGGCTGGAAGACGCCCTCCAGCGACTCCAGTCGGAGGGGCAGGTCACCTACAGCGGCCGCAACGGCGGGTACACCATCGATGAGTAG
- a CDS encoding tyrosine-type recombinase/integrase, whose protein sequence is MSRAERGTGDADDPVAYFLDDITFQGKSQRTRDAYERVLREFEAYLTERGLDLDEANHRDCMAWIHQLRGSVGESTVATYASYLHRFYGYMTEVGTFEENPMALVLEEIDESINVDPERRDIAIPAMRSFVGEVTHPLDRAVVVTLLKTGMRAGELCNLDRRDLSLAETPFEWAHRPQLDGKPDSVYVDEEPSAGHEYNGQRRTASNKRKRATTIPVDDELAAVLVEWLAVRPDPRSDADPLFVSTTDEWGKRLTPDMVHHIVETHARDQGWYRDGGGAEANVTPHYFRHFFTTHLRDRTGDRGIVKYLRGDVAQDIIDTYTHDWGDRVREVYSEHIYRLL, encoded by the coding sequence ATGAGTAGGGCCGAACGCGGGACGGGGGACGCCGACGACCCCGTCGCGTACTTCCTCGACGACATCACGTTCCAGGGGAAGAGCCAGCGGACGCGCGACGCCTACGAGCGCGTCCTTCGGGAGTTCGAGGCGTACCTGACCGAACGGGGGCTCGACCTCGACGAGGCGAACCACCGGGACTGCATGGCGTGGATCCACCAGCTCCGCGGGTCGGTCGGCGAGAGCACGGTCGCCACGTACGCCTCCTACCTCCACCGGTTTTACGGCTACATGACCGAGGTGGGCACCTTCGAGGAGAACCCGATGGCGCTCGTCCTGGAGGAGATCGACGAATCGATCAACGTCGACCCGGAGCGACGCGACATCGCGATCCCCGCGATGCGGTCGTTCGTGGGCGAGGTGACCCATCCGCTGGACAGAGCGGTCGTGGTGACGCTGCTCAAAACGGGGATGCGAGCCGGTGAACTGTGCAATCTCGACAGACGGGACCTGTCGCTGGCGGAGACGCCGTTCGAGTGGGCACATCGTCCGCAGTTGGACGGGAAACCCGACTCGGTCTACGTCGACGAGGAACCGAGCGCGGGCCACGAGTACAACGGCCAGCGGCGCACGGCGTCAAACAAGCGCAAACGGGCGACAACGATCCCCGTCGACGACGAACTCGCAGCCGTCCTCGTGGAGTGGCTGGCCGTCCGTCCGGACCCCCGATCGGACGCCGACCCGTTGTTCGTCAGTACGACCGACGAGTGGGGGAAGCGACTCACCCCGGACATGGTCCATCACATCGTCGAAACGCACGCCCGCGACCAGGGATGGTACCGAGACGGTGGCGGCGCCGAAGCGAACGTCACCCCCCACTACTTTCGTCACTTCTTCACGACGCATCTCCGCGACCGCACCGGCGACCGCGGCATCGTGAAGTACCTCCGCGGTGACGTCGCTCAGGACATCATCGACACCTACACCCACGACTGGGGCGACCGCGTCCGCGAAGTGTACTCCGAACACATCTACCGGCTTCTCTGA
- the xacF gene encoding 2,5-dioxovalerate dehydrogenase: MTETTNLYIDGEWVPAEDGSTFAVENPADTSETVAEYAKGSTEDAQKAIDAANEAQGDWEAMPAPDRGAILRETGAVLEERKEALTEQLSREEGKTLSEAGGEVQRAIDIFYYYASKAADNAGKRKGPSGGRTSVYTKREPLGVAGLVTPWNYPIAIPAWKIAPALATGNAIVLKPASAAPGPAGSIVQALEDAGLPDGVINFVPGSGSDVGAELTSNDGIDAVSFTGSSEVGHHVYDAATDNMARAQAEMGGKNPAIITDSADVDEAVDIVGAGAFGVTGQACTACSRAIVHTDVYDEFVEGIVEYAESIDIGPGTEDPGMGPHVTQSELESTLEYVDVAANEGATHETGGERLEGDEYDDGYYVTPAVFSDVERDMRIFQEEVFGPVLAVTEVDDFDDAIEAANDSDYGLSSSVVTDDLNEAYEFVERTEAGVAKVNEKTTGLELHVPFGGVKDSSTNTYREQGDAGLDFFTEIKTVYLNT, encoded by the coding sequence ATGACAGAGACAACGAACCTGTACATCGACGGCGAGTGGGTCCCGGCCGAGGACGGGTCCACGTTCGCGGTCGAGAACCCGGCCGACACGAGCGAGACGGTCGCCGAGTACGCGAAGGGGTCCACCGAGGACGCCCAGAAGGCTATCGACGCCGCCAACGAGGCCCAGGGCGACTGGGAAGCGATGCCGGCGCCCGACCGCGGCGCGATCCTCCGCGAGACCGGCGCAGTTCTGGAGGAGCGCAAGGAAGCGCTGACCGAGCAGCTCTCCCGCGAGGAGGGGAAGACGCTCTCGGAAGCCGGCGGTGAGGTCCAGCGAGCCATCGATATCTTCTACTACTACGCCTCGAAGGCCGCGGACAACGCGGGCAAGCGCAAGGGCCCGAGCGGCGGCCGCACGTCGGTCTACACGAAGCGCGAACCGCTCGGCGTCGCCGGCCTCGTCACGCCGTGGAACTACCCCATCGCCATCCCGGCCTGGAAGATCGCCCCCGCCCTCGCGACGGGCAACGCGATCGTCCTCAAGCCCGCCTCGGCCGCGCCCGGCCCGGCCGGCAGCATCGTCCAGGCGCTCGAGGACGCCGGCCTTCCGGACGGCGTCATCAACTTCGTCCCCGGCTCCGGTAGCGACGTCGGCGCCGAGCTGACCTCGAACGACGGCATCGACGCCGTCTCCTTCACCGGTAGCTCCGAAGTCGGCCACCATGTCTACGACGCGGCCACCGACAACATGGCCCGCGCGCAGGCCGAGATGGGCGGCAAGAATCCCGCCATCATCACGGACAGCGCGGACGTCGACGAGGCCGTCGACATCGTCGGTGCCGGCGCGTTCGGCGTGACCGGTCAGGCCTGTACCGCCTGCTCCCGCGCCATCGTCCACACGGACGTCTACGACGAGTTCGTCGAGGGCATCGTCGAGTACGCCGAGTCCATCGACATCGGCCCCGGCACTGAGGACCCCGGCATGGGCCCCCACGTGACCCAGAGCGAGCTCGAATCCACGCTCGAATACGTCGACGTGGCGGCTAACGAGGGCGCGACCCACGAGACCGGCGGCGAGCGTCTCGAGGGCGACGAGTACGACGACGGCTACTACGTCACCCCCGCGGTCTTCAGCGACGTCGAGCGCGACATGCGCATCTTCCAGGAGGAGGTCTTCGGTCCGGTCCTCGCCGTCACCGAGGTCGACGACTTCGACGACGCCATCGAGGCTGCCAACGACAGCGACTACGGTCTCTCTTCCTCGGTCGTCACCGACGACCTGAACGAGGCCTACGAGTTCGTCGAGCGCACCGAAGCCGGTGTCGCGAAGGTCAACGAGAAGACCACCGGGCTCGAACTTCACGTGCCCTTCGGCGGCGTGAAAGACTCTTCGACCAACACCTACCGCGAGCAGGGCGACGCCGGTCTCGACTTCTTCACCGAGATCAAGACGGTCTACCTCAACACGTAG
- a CDS encoding mandelate racemase/muconate lactonizing enzyme family protein, which produces MVDFDKISDPNAEYTMRDLSAETMGVENERGGTRDAEITDVQTTMVDGNYPWILVRVYTDAGPVGNGECYWGGGDTAIIERMKPFLVGENPLDIDRLYEHMIQKMSGEGSISGKVISAISGIEIALHDVAGKLTDLPAYQLLGGKYRDSARVYCDLHTEDEADPQACAEEADRVVSDLGYDAIKFDLDVPSGHEKDRANRHLRPGEIEHKAEIVEATTEAVGDRADVAFDCHWSYATGSAKRLAKRLEEYDVWWLEDVVPPENHDAQREVTQSTATPTATGENVYRTHGNRDLIENEAIDIIAPDIPRVGGMREGRKIAAMADMYYIPVAMHNVSSPIGTMASAQLAAAIPNSLAVEYHSYELGWWEDLVEEDNLIEEGRMEIPEEPGLGLTFDFDTIEENMVEGETLFDEA; this is translated from the coding sequence ATGGTCGACTTCGACAAGATCAGCGATCCGAACGCTGAGTACACGATGCGGGACCTCTCCGCGGAGACGATGGGCGTCGAGAACGAGCGCGGCGGCACACGCGACGCGGAGATCACCGACGTACAGACGACGATGGTCGACGGGAACTACCCGTGGATCCTCGTGCGCGTCTACACCGACGCCGGCCCGGTCGGCAACGGCGAATGTTACTGGGGCGGCGGCGACACGGCCATCATCGAGCGGATGAAGCCGTTCCTCGTCGGCGAGAATCCCCTGGACATCGACCGGCTCTACGAGCACATGATCCAGAAGATGTCCGGCGAGGGCTCGATCTCCGGGAAGGTCATCTCGGCCATCTCCGGCATCGAGATCGCGCTGCACGACGTCGCGGGCAAGCTCACGGACCTGCCGGCCTACCAGCTGCTCGGCGGCAAGTACCGCGACTCCGCTCGCGTCTACTGCGACCTCCACACCGAGGACGAGGCCGACCCGCAGGCCTGCGCCGAGGAGGCCGACCGCGTCGTCTCCGACCTGGGCTACGACGCCATCAAGTTCGACCTCGACGTGCCTTCGGGTCACGAGAAGGACCGCGCCAACCGCCACCTCCGCCCGGGCGAGATCGAGCACAAGGCCGAGATCGTCGAGGCGACGACCGAGGCCGTCGGCGACCGCGCCGACGTGGCCTTCGACTGCCACTGGTCGTACGCCACCGGCAGCGCCAAGCGCCTCGCCAAGCGCCTCGAGGAGTACGACGTCTGGTGGCTCGAGGACGTCGTGCCGCCGGAGAACCACGACGCCCAGCGCGAGGTCACCCAGTCGACCGCCACGCCGACCGCGACCGGCGAGAACGTCTACCGCACCCACGGCAACCGCGACCTCATCGAGAACGAGGCCATCGACATCATCGCCCCCGACATCCCGCGCGTCGGCGGCATGCGCGAGGGCCGCAAGATCGCAGCCATGGCCGACATGTACTACATCCCCGTCGCCATGCACAACGTCTCCTCGCCCATCGGCACGATGGCCTCCGCGCAGCTCGCGGCCGCCATCCCGAACTCCCTGGCCGTCGAGTACCACTCCTACGAGCTCGGCTGGTGGGAGGACCTGGTCGAAGAGGACAACCTCATCGAGGAAGGCCGCATGGAGATCCCCGAGGAGCCGGGTCTCGGCCTGACCTTCGACTTCGACACCATCGAAGAGAACATGGTCGAAGGCGAGACGCTGTTTGACGAGGCGTAA
- a CDS encoding IclR family transcriptional regulator: MDEPKHPVTTVDRTLQIVEIIQELDGAGVSEVADRVDVGKSAVHNHLNTLANREYVVKEGEEYHIGLAFLGLGAYARKRNDIFDAAYAEVDKLADETGELVNLLVEKSGQGIYLYQAQGDSAVELDTYEGKRVNLHCTGLGKAILGFRPEEEVEGILDDHGMPAETEHTITDPDAFFEELAEIREQGYAVDEEERLNGLRCVAAPITDDDDRAIAAISVSCPVHRVDDDRFYDDLRQAVLGAANVVELEHNYS, encoded by the coding sequence ATGGACGAGCCGAAACACCCGGTCACGACCGTCGACCGGACCCTACAGATCGTCGAGATCATCCAGGAACTCGACGGCGCCGGCGTCTCGGAGGTCGCCGACCGGGTCGACGTGGGCAAGAGCGCGGTACACAACCACCTCAACACGCTCGCCAACCGCGAGTACGTCGTCAAGGAGGGCGAGGAGTACCACATCGGGCTCGCCTTCCTCGGCCTGGGCGCCTACGCGCGCAAGCGCAACGACATCTTCGACGCCGCCTACGCCGAGGTCGACAAACTCGCCGACGAGACGGGCGAGCTCGTCAACCTCCTCGTCGAGAAGAGCGGGCAGGGCATCTACCTCTACCAGGCCCAGGGCGACAGCGCCGTCGAACTCGACACCTACGAGGGCAAGCGCGTCAACCTCCACTGCACCGGCCTCGGCAAGGCCATCCTCGGGTTCCGCCCCGAGGAGGAGGTCGAAGGGATCCTCGACGACCACGGTATGCCCGCCGAGACCGAACACACGATCACCGACCCCGACGCCTTCTTCGAGGAACTCGCCGAGATCCGCGAGCAGGGCTACGCCGTCGACGAGGAGGAGCGACTCAACGGCCTCCGCTGCGTCGCCGCCCCGATCACCGACGACGACGACCGCGCCATCGCCGCCATCAGCGTCTCCTGCCCCGTCCACCGCGTCGACGACGACCGCTTCTACGACGACCTCCGACAGGCCGTACTGGGCGCCGCCAACGTCGTGGAACTGGAGCACAACTACTCCTAG
- the thsA gene encoding thermosome subunit alpha, giving the protein MADGPMVVLSDESQRTSGEDARSMNLEAGRAVAETIRTTLGPRGMDKMLVDQGGNVVVTNDGVTLLEEMDVDHPAADMVVDVATTQEEEVGDGTTSAVILAGALLSNAEELLEQDIHPTSIVSGYRHAAETVTEVFEDIATEVDPDDTEVLEQVAGTAMTGKGAETAKDLLSSMVVSAVRAAVREDGTVDQDAVDVRQFYGASIDDSEFVDGILFDIEPVHQNMSRDLDDANVLVYEGDIEVSETEVGAEASVGDMGDLQGFVEREQSELADKVDAIVEAGADVVLADGGIDEYAAELLVENDITAFRRVDDDKRQRVAAATGAERVGDLKLLTADHLGHAGSVSERVIRDVTVRRQADHESTVVFGDLPEEGVGTILLRGGTEHVLDEVERAVVDSIGVVSAAIEDGHVLPGGGAPEIEASLALREEADSVEGREQLAVEAFAEAFEDGPRTLAENSGHDAIDALVDMTARHDAGDVNVGIDADTGELVEMFEDGVVEPLRVKTTAVNSAVDASTMILRIDDVISAGDLSVGGEDEEDGGGPPGGAGGMGGGMGGMM; this is encoded by the coding sequence ATGGCCGACGGACCGATGGTGGTCCTCTCCGACGAAAGCCAGCGCACGTCGGGCGAGGACGCCCGGTCGATGAACCTCGAGGCAGGGCGTGCAGTCGCGGAGACGATCCGAACGACCCTCGGCCCGCGAGGGATGGACAAGATGCTCGTCGACCAGGGCGGTAACGTCGTCGTCACGAACGACGGCGTGACACTCCTGGAAGAGATGGACGTCGACCATCCCGCCGCGGACATGGTCGTCGACGTGGCGACGACCCAGGAGGAGGAGGTCGGCGACGGCACCACCTCCGCAGTCATCCTCGCCGGTGCGCTCCTCTCGAACGCCGAGGAGCTGCTCGAACAGGACATCCACCCCACGTCGATCGTCTCCGGCTACCGCCACGCGGCCGAGACGGTCACCGAGGTGTTCGAGGACATCGCGACCGAGGTCGACCCCGACGACACCGAGGTGCTCGAACAGGTCGCCGGCACCGCGATGACCGGCAAGGGCGCCGAGACCGCAAAGGACCTGCTCTCGTCGATGGTCGTCAGCGCCGTCCGCGCCGCGGTCCGCGAGGACGGCACCGTCGACCAGGACGCCGTCGACGTGCGCCAGTTCTACGGCGCCTCCATCGACGACTCGGAGTTCGTCGACGGCATCCTCTTCGACATCGAACCGGTCCACCAGAACATGAGCCGCGACCTCGACGACGCGAACGTCCTCGTCTACGAGGGCGACATCGAGGTCTCCGAGACCGAGGTCGGCGCCGAGGCGTCGGTCGGCGACATGGGCGACCTGCAGGGCTTCGTCGAGCGCGAGCAGTCCGAGCTGGCCGACAAGGTCGACGCGATCGTCGAGGCGGGCGCCGACGTGGTGCTCGCCGACGGCGGCATCGACGAGTACGCCGCCGAGCTGCTCGTCGAGAACGACATCACCGCTTTCCGCCGCGTCGACGACGACAAGCGCCAGCGCGTCGCCGCCGCGACCGGCGCCGAGCGCGTCGGCGACCTGAAGCTGCTGACCGCCGACCACCTCGGCCACGCCGGCAGCGTCTCCGAGCGGGTCATCCGCGACGTGACCGTCCGCCGGCAGGCCGACCACGAGTCGACGGTCGTCTTCGGTGACCTCCCCGAGGAGGGCGTCGGCACGATCCTCCTGCGCGGCGGCACCGAGCACGTCCTCGACGAGGTCGAGCGGGCCGTCGTCGACAGTATCGGCGTCGTCTCCGCCGCCATCGAGGACGGTCACGTTCTGCCGGGCGGCGGCGCCCCGGAGATCGAGGCGTCGCTCGCGCTCCGCGAGGAAGCCGACTCCGTCGAGGGTCGCGAGCAGCTGGCCGTCGAGGCGTTCGCCGAGGCCTTCGAAGACGGACCGCGCACGCTCGCCGAGAACTCCGGCCACGACGCCATCGACGCGCTGGTCGACATGACCGCGCGCCACGACGCGGGCGACGTGAACGTCGGCATCGACGCCGACACGGGCGAACTCGTCGAGATGTTCGAGGACGGCGTCGTCGAGCCCCTGCGCGTCAAGACCACGGCCGTCAACTCCGCGGTCGACGCGTCGACGATGATCCTCCGCATCGACGACGTGATCTCCGCCGGCGACCTCTCGGTCGGCGGCGAGGACGAGGAGGACGGCGGCGGGCCGCCCGGCGGTGCCGGCGGCATGGGCGGCGGTATGGGCGGCATGATGTAA
- a CDS encoding oligopeptide/dipeptide ABC transporter ATP-binding protein, with translation MSTDEPTADDVADDAADQAATDVPDDEPILSLDDVNVHYTPGGIVKRALTDKKVRAVDGVSFDLYDNDIVVLVGESGCGKTTLGKTAIGLEQPTSGSISYRGQDIWDAKANPRDADIEFTEIRRAMQIIHQDPANALNSSRRVKAILSDPLKKYRTELGPKEREDTIYRFLEFVDMMPPEDYAERYPHQLSGGEKQRIALGRALLMNPDVILADEAISALDVSLRVGMMDLILDLQDTFDTSYIFISHDLANARYLAKRAGGRIAIMYLGEIVEIGPPEEILRNPTHPYTKVLKWSTPTVDPDLAKQRIQEDPPVREVDVPDPEDPPSGCKFHTRCPEAREVCTQEEPDRFDTAGESNAACFRALETHEYWNSAELADAEEDEYDAQDSSTFGD, from the coding sequence ATGAGTACAGACGAACCCACGGCGGACGACGTAGCCGACGACGCCGCCGACCAGGCGGCGACCGACGTACCGGACGACGAACCGATCCTGTCGCTCGACGACGTGAACGTCCACTACACGCCGGGCGGAATCGTCAAGCGAGCGCTGACCGACAAGAAGGTCCGCGCGGTCGACGGCGTCAGCTTCGACCTCTACGACAACGACATCGTCGTGCTGGTCGGGGAGTCGGGCTGTGGCAAGACCACGCTCGGCAAGACGGCGATCGGCCTCGAACAGCCGACCAGCGGGTCGATCTCCTACCGCGGCCAGGACATCTGGGACGCCAAGGCCAACCCCCGCGACGCCGACATCGAGTTCACCGAGATCCGCCGCGCGATGCAGATCATCCACCAGGACCCCGCCAACGCGCTGAACTCCTCGCGACGCGTCAAGGCGATCCTCTCGGACCCGCTCAAGAAGTACCGGACGGAGCTGGGTCCCAAGGAGCGCGAGGACACCATCTACCGCTTCCTGGAGTTCGTGGACATGATGCCGCCGGAGGACTACGCCGAGCGCTATCCCCACCAGCTGTCGGGCGGGGAGAAACAGCGCATCGCGCTCGGGCGCGCCCTGTTGATGAACCCGGACGTGATCCTCGCCGACGAGGCCATCTCGGCGCTGGACGTGAGCCTCCGCGTCGGGATGATGGACCTCATCCTCGACCTGCAGGACACCTTCGACACCTCCTACATCTTCATCAGCCACGACCTGGCCAACGCCCGCTACCTCGCCAAGCGCGCGGGCGGGCGCATCGCCATCATGTACCTCGGCGAGATCGTCGAGATCGGGCCGCCCGAGGAGATCCTCCGGAACCCGACCCACCCCTACACGAAGGTCCTGAAGTGGTCGACGCCGACGGTCGACCCGGACCTGGCGAAACAGCGGATCCAGGAGGACCCGCCGGTCCGCGAGGTGGACGTGCCCGACCCCGAGGACCCGCCCTCGGGCTGTAAGTTCCACACGCGCTGTCCGGAGGCCCGCGAGGTCTGCACGCAGGAGGAGCCCGACCGGTTCGACACCGCCGGCGAGAGCAACGCCGCCTGCTTCCGCGCGCTGGAGACCCACGAGTACTGGAACAGCGCGGAGCTGGCCGACGCCGAGGAAGACGAGTACGACGCCCAGGACTCCTCGACCTTCGGCGACTGA